A section of the Ciona intestinalis chromosome 4, KH, whole genome shotgun sequence genome encodes:
- the LOC100179164 gene encoding uncharacterized protein LOC100179164, with amino-acid sequence MFLTKLLLLAVYLTYVICEEDPIINDAKAGQPAENEADIDNGDSQSKNIDTTVYEEDPIINDNKIPEPDDIVGNGGESVTVETSPDPVDQNDDQTKDEPMTMSDDQNPENGNNKEINEDDTSSSPSVDSNTYIIPNVTLKSGYKMPLLGLGAYRLGKATYRITKEALEIGYRLIDTAKNYEATRRESSEVAIGKAIAASGVPRSEIFITTKIMPDYFRMKEMRKAVKESLKNLQTDYLDLLLVHYPDCAGDPYCRATGTLLEGWNNMGVLVDEGLVRDIGVSNAFIEEIEKLWMEGEKQVSVLQNWFDPYYQDLSTRGIAAKNGMVFTGYSTLGAGWIDDGMKKNPVLADSTIKQIADRRNCAPSDVILKWAVTRGVAVIPGTTSSKHLHMNYNSLKVELTEEDLMLMDGLNNKLKPLIDYGSQQEVQEEVSWELVIL; translated from the exons ATGTTTTTGACGAAACTGCTACTGCTCGCAGTTTATTTAACGTATGTAATCTGCGAAGAGGACCCAATTATTAATGATGCCAAAGCTGGACAACCGGCAGAGAATGAGGCAGACATAGATAATGGAGATTCTCAAAGCAAAAATATCGATACCACTGTTTACGAAGAAGACCCAATAATCAACGATAACAAAATACCAGAACCAGATGATATTGTTGGTAATGGTGGTGAGAGTGTTACCGTCGAGACGAGCCCAGACCCAGTAGACCAAAACGATGATCAAACCAAAGACGAACCTATGACAATGTCGGACGACCAAAATCCAGAAAAtggaaataataaagaaataaatgaagatGACACCAGTAGCTCGCCTTCTGTGGATTCGAACACTTACATCATACCAAACGTAACGTTGAAATCAGGCTATAAAA TGCCTTTGTTGGGACTGGGGGCGTACAGACTCGGGAAGGCCACCTACAGAATCACTAAAGAGGCTCTGGAAATCGGCTACCG atTGATTGATACAGCGAAGAATTACGAAGCGACGAGGAGGGAATCTTCAGAAGTTGCCATTGGTAAAGCAATCGCGGCCAGCGGGGTGCCAAGATCTGAAATTTTCATTACTACAAAAATAATGCCCGA TTACTTCCGGATGAAGGAAATGCGAAAAGCGGTGAAGGAAAGCTTAAAGAATTTGCAGACTGACTATTTGGATTTGCTTTTAGTGCATTATCCGGACTGCGCAGGGGATCCCTACTGTCGCGCTACTG GTACTTTGCTGGAAGGATGgaacaacatgggtgttttggtTGATGAGGGATTGGTTCGCGATATTGGTGTGAGCAACGCATTTATCGAAGAGATTGAGAAGCTGTGGATGGAAGGAGAGAAACAAGTGTCAGTGTTGCAGAATTGGTTTGATCCTTACTACCAAGATCTCAGTACTAGGGGCATTGCAGCTAAAAATGGAATGGTATTTACAGGATACAGCACACTAG GAGCTGGGTGGATTGACGATGGAATGAAGAAAAACCCAGTGTTAGCCGATAgcacaattaaacaaatagcGGATCGGAGAAATTGCGCTCCAAGtgatgtaattttaaaatgggcAGTGACGCGGGGTGTCGCTGTTATTCCTGGAACAACAAGTTCTAAGCACCTGCACATGAATTATAACAG TTTAAAAGTTGAATTAACGGAGGAGGATTTAATGCTCATGGACGGTTTGAACAACAAGTTAAAACCTTTGATTGATTACGGGAGCCAGCAGGAAGTCCAGGAGGAGGTTTCTTGGGAGTTGGTAATCTTGTAA
- the LOC100175192 gene encoding uncharacterized protein LOC100175192, with protein sequence MQWNKEVIEFIAVELPLELSFELCTECWAQLYISVYLDGVMLFPKLLLLLVVYLTQVICEESPIANDANANFDTNVYEKSSIINGKPDDVIGGGDGSDESKKRNEDDAISSNVYTIPTVTLKSGHKMPLLGLGSDKLEGGTVKLVKEALEMGYRLIDTAKNYEATWTESSEVAIAKGIAASGVPRSEIFLTTKIMPDFFGIKEMRKAVKECLTDLRTDYLDLLLLHHPSCEEDDTDCSATGTLLEGWKNMAAMVNEGMVRDIGVSNVFSQQLKNLSMEGEKPISVLQNWFDPFHQDRRTRAVAAKNGIAYTGYSTLGVVWTDEGVKENPVFIDSTIKQIADRRNCAPSDVVLKWAVTRGVAVIPGSTNSTHLRMNYNSLKVKLTEEDLILMDGLNNKLTHDYGSSGIGGGEL encoded by the exons ATGCAATGGAATAAAGAAGTAATAGAGTTTATTGCAGTAGAGTTGCCATTGGAACTTAGTTTTGAATTGTGTACAGAGTGTTGGGCACAGTTGTATATTTCGGTATATTTAGACGGCGTTATGTTATTCCCGAAACTGCTACTGTTATTGGTGGTTTATTTAACGCAAGTTATCTGCGAAGAAAGCCCTATTGCCAACGATGCTAATGCAAACTTCGACACCAACGTTTACGAGAAAAGCTCGATTATCAACGGTAAACCAGACGATGTTATTGGAGGGGGTGATGGCTCTGATGagagtaaaaaaagaaatgaagaTGACGCCATCAGCTCAAACGTTTACACCATTCCGACTGTTACCTTGAAATCGGGCCATAAAA TGCCTTTGTTGGGATTGGGAAGTGACAAACTCGAAGGGGGAACAGTCAAGCTCGTTAAAGAAGCGCTTGAAATGGGCTACAG ATTGATTGACACAGCGAAGAATTACGAAGCAACTTGGACGGAATCGTCAGAGGTTGCAATTGCCAAAGGGATTGCAGCCAGCGGAGTACCGAGATCTGAAATTTTTCTTACTACAAAAATAATGCCTGA TTTCTTCGGGATAAAAGAAATGCGCAAAGCGGTGAAGGAATGCCTAACAGATTTAAGAACCGACTATTTAGATTTGCTTCTATTACACCATCCTTCTTGCGAAGAAGACGACACAGACTGTAGTGCAACTG GTACTTTGTTGGAAGGCTGGAAAAACATGGCGGCGATGGTGAATGAGGGAATGGTTCGCGATATTGGTGTCAGCAACGTTTTTTCACAACAGTTAAAAAACCTATCGATGGAAGGAGAGAAACCAATTTCAGTTTTACAGAACTGGTTTGATCCTTTTCACCAAGATCGCCGTACAAGAGCAGTCGCGGCTAAAAACGGAATCGCATATACAGGATACAGCACACTAG gagTTGTGTGGACGGACGAAGGAGTGAAAGAAAATCCAGTCTTTATCGACAgcacaataaaacaaatagcAGATCGGCGAAATTGCGCTCCAAGTGATGTAGTTTTGAAATGGGCAGTGACGCGTGGTGTCGCTGTTATTCCTGGATCGACGAATTCCACTCACCTACGCATGAACTATAACAG TTTGAAAGTAAAATTAACGGAGGAGGATTTGATCCTCATGGATGGTTTGAACAACAAGCTGACACATGACTACGGTTCATCTGGAATAGGAGGCGGCGAACTGTAA
- the LOC474363 gene encoding glycoprotein 330-like isoform X1, whose protein sequence is MKRLLLKVIPLEILLLFILCEIRSSTDGANVCGNSPGFECHDASKCIPLYQYCNGSSQCSDGSDEILYNKAIHDTTGISCGHRINGNSTYCYLPNQYLCDHEINCFWGEDEKNCSHTFECGYVPFANKTQYKIKIVFCDNVVNCINGADERKYSPGAPGYQCSVTKTHLTNYCMLPDQYVCDGTNDCDYGTDECFCGEGDSSNIYTGDNCFRCLNRELVVPNKQRCDGAFHCNDLSDECLCTKRPPICEQICKVGENCGSCKVGEIKCKTSSNGFEKCINRTNVCDRIVDCAMGEDEKNCSVHESQLFQCSDKKQFVQKYQRCDNDENCKDGSDELGCQNLYKCSEARYDNNGVVVFDRAAYTEACDKIALCEDLDDECNSTLCGHDVPAYCDHVNGALGFICPNSKSAIIGTEVCDGYPTCNESARTTSADELNCPNRFYCADHGATRLPIHIAPEARCNAITDCFDGSDEVNCSTATHFYCVPGTADYIPRSKVCNGVFDCKNGQNDECQNCAVSPFSTDQFLISNYFLQAFIWIVGFLAIFGNIAVLVHNGLQMYENKNTSAIAYCNRILVLNLAMSDFLLGVYLLSIGIVNSVYANTYCVTDIEWRTSVSCAGLGSIALISVQTSVFILTIMTTFRLVLVTQPFNSTVRVEVIGGVLALAWVVSFVIALVPHSWALHDYFSSKAWLTDNPYLFVTNRSDVESFVQRLWSLEDQNSMYFSNGSTEMTWTNMVQTIALLNPKIGVKKYFGYYSAHGVCLPLLFPDPSQDTAWGLSLFIIILNFLAFVYMVTAYVLVYRITRQRAKKAGSSEKAANKLQKKVTRIVISNFCCWIPICIMAFISVGGVKLSSEAYAASAIVLLPINSAANPFLYSNLPDLIWEKLKPIKDKVGRTESRSSSSALGQMTKQTDTGIPNDETKM, encoded by the exons ATGAAACGTCTACTGTTGAAAGTTATACCGTTAGAGATACTGTTACTTTTTATCTTGTGTGAGATTCGATCTAGTACAG ATGGTGCGAATGTATGCGGGAACAGCCCTGGATTTGAATGCCATGATGCGAGTAAATGCATCCCGTTGTATCAGTATTGTAATGGTTCAAGTCAATGCAG TGATGGAAGCGACGAAATTCTGTACAACAAGGCTATACACGATACGACAGGCATATCATGTGGTCATAGGATCAATGGCAACTCGACATATTGCTACCTTCCAAACCAATACTTGTGTGACCATGAGATCAACTGCTTTTGGG GTGAGGATGAAAAAAACTGTTCGCACACCTTCGAATGCGGATATGTGCCCTtcgcaaataaaactcaatACAAGATTAAAATAGTGTTTTGTGACAATGTAGTAAACTGTATCAACGGAGCTGACGAAAGAAAATACAG TCCTGGAGCACCGGGCTACCAGTGTTCCGTCACCAAAACCCATCTCACCAACTACTGCATGCTGCCCGATCAATATGTTTGCGACGGAACGAACGATTGCGATTACGGGACAGATGAGTGTTTCTGCGGGGAAGGGGATAGCAGCAATA TTTACACGGGTGATAACTGCTTTCGGTGTTTGAATCGTGAACTAGTCGTCCCGAACAAACAGAGATGTGACGGTGCGTTTCATTGTAATGATCTTTCTGATGAATGTCTCTGCACTAAACGTCCACCCATCTGTGAACAAATATGCAAAG TTGGTGAAAATTGTGGCTCCTGTAAAGTAGgtgaaataaaatgcaaaacaagcAGCAATGGTTTTGAAAAATGCATCAACCGAACAAACGTGTGCGACCGGATCGTTGACTGTGCTATGGGAGAGGACGAAAAGAATTGCAGTGTACATGAGTCGCAGCTATTTCAATGTAGCGACAAAAAGCAGTTTGTCCAAAAATACCAACGCTGCGACA ATGATGAGAATTGTAAAGATGGTTCCGATGAACTTGGCTGTCAAAATTTATACAAGTGTTCGGAGGCTAGATATGATAATAATGGAG TTGTTGTGTTTGACCGAGCTGCCTACACCGAAGCTTGCGACAAGATTGCACTTTGTGAAGATCTGGACGATGAATGTAATTCTACTTTATGTGGACATGACGTACCAGCATACTGTGATCACGTAAATGGAGCTCTGGGATTCAT aTGCCCCAATTCGAAATCAGCAATCATCGGTACGGAGGTATGTGACGGGTACCCAACGTGCAATGAGTCAGCCCGAACCACGTCTGCTGACGAGCTTAACTGTCCAAACAG GTTCTACTGCGCCGATCATGGAGCAACGCGTCTTCCGATACACATAGCACCCGAAGCTCGTTGTAACGCAATAACCGACTGTTTTGACGGAAGCGATGAGGTTAACTGCAGTACAGCAACACACTTTTACTGTGTTCCTGGAACCGCTGACTATATACCGAGATCAAAG GTATGTAATGGAGTCTTCGACTGCAAAAATGGGCAGAACGACGAATGTCAGAATTGCGCAGTCAGTCCTTTCTCAACCGATCAGTTTCTTATAAGCAATTATTTCCTACAGGCATTTATATGGATAGTTG GTTTCCTGGCGATTTTTGGGAACATTGCGGTTTTGGTTCATAACGGGCTTCAGATGTACGAGAATAAGAACACGAGTGCCATCGCTTACTGCAACAGAATTCTTGTGCTGAATTTAGCCATGTCTGATTTTCTGCTTGGG GTATATCTCCTTTCCATCGGCATTGTAAACAGCGTTTACGCCAACACATATTGCGTTACTGACATCGAATGGCGGACCAGCGTTAGCTGTGCAGGTCTTGGCAGCATCGCTTTAATCAGCGTCCAAACttctgtgtttattttaaccatCATGACAACATTTCGACTCGTCCTGGTTACACA ACCATTTAATAGCACTGTGAGAGTAGAGGTGATTGGTGGAGTTTTAGCACTAGCTTGGGTTGTTTCCTTCGTCATTGCGCTTGTTCCACACTCATGGGCTCTGCACGACTATTTCTCAAGTAAAGCTTG GTTGACGGACAATCCATATCTTTTCGTAACTAATAGAAGCGACGTCGAAAGCTTTGTGCAACGGTTGTGGAGTTTGGAAGATCAAAACTCAATGTATTTCTCTAATGGGTCCAC AGAAATGACATGGACCAATATGGTCCAAACAATCGCTCTTCTCAACCCGAAAATTGGAGTGAAAAAATACTTCGGATATTACTCCGCACACGGAGTATGTCTTCCTCTACTTTTCCCGGATCCGAGTCAAGACACTGCCTGGGGTCTTTCGCTTTTCATCATCATACTTAACTTCCTCGCCTTTGTATACATGGTGACGGCATACGTGTTGGTCTACAG gatCACAAGACAGCGTGCCAAAAAAGCTGGTAGTTCCGAAAAGGCCGCCAACAAGCTACAGAAAAAAGTGACACGCATCGTCATTTCGAACTTTTGTTGTTGGATTCCAATCTGCATCATGGCGTTTATCAGCGTCGGAG GTGTGAAACTCTCGTCGGAAGCTTACGCAGCATCTGCCATTGTTTTACTTCCAATTAACAGCGCTGCAAACCCATTTCTCTATTCCAACCTACCCGACCTTATATGGGAAAAACTTAAACCGATCAAAGACAAAGTTGGTAGAACTGAAAGTCGCAGCTCTTCTTCAGCATTAG GCCAAATGACGAAACAAACTGATACCGGTATTCCAAATgatgaaacaaaaatgtga
- the LOC474363 gene encoding glycoprotein 330-like (The RefSeq protein has 4 substitutions compared to this genomic sequence) — MLKSLVGENCGSCKVGEIKCKTSSDGFEKCINRTNVCDRIVDCAMGEDEKNCSVHESQLFQCSDKKQFVQKYQRCDNDENCKDGSDELGCQNLYKCSEARYDSSGVVVFDRAAYTEACDKIALCEDLDDECNSTLCGPDVPAYCDHVNGALGFICPNSKSAIIGTEVCDGYPTCNESARTTSADELNCPNRFYCADHGATRLPIHIAPEARCNAITDCFDGSDEVNCSTATHFYCVPGTADYIPRSKVCNGVFDCKNGQNDECQNCAVSPFSTDQFLISNYFLQAFIWIVGFLAIFGNIAVLVHNGLQMYENKNTSAIAYCNRILVLNLAMSDFLLGVYLLSIGIVNSVYANTYCVTDIEWRTSVSCAGLGSIALISVQTSVFILTIMTTFRLVLVTQPFNSTVRVEVIGGVLALAWVVSFVIALVPHSWALHDYFSSKAWLTDNPYLFVTNRSDVESFVQRLWSLEDQNSMYFSNGST; from the exons ATGTTAAAATCTTTAGTTGGTGAAAATTGTGGCTCCTGTAAAGTAGgtgaaataaaatgcaaaacaagcAGCAATGGTTTTGAAAAATGCATCAACCGAACAAACGTGTGCGACCGGATCGTTGACTGTGCTATGGGAGAGGACGAAAAGAATTGCAGTGTACATGAGTCGCAGCTATTTCAATGTAGCGACAAAAAGCAGTTTGTCCAAAAATACCAACGCTGCGACA ATGATGAGAATTGTAAAGATGGTTCCGATGAACTTGGCTGTCAAAATTTATACAAGTGTTCGGAGGCTAGATATGATAATAATGGAG TTGTTGTGTTTGACCGAGCTGCCTACACCGAAGCTTGCGACAAGATTGCACTTTGTGAAGATCTGGACGATGAATGTAATTCTACTTTATGTGGACATGACGTACCAGCATACTGTGATCACGTAAATGGAGCTCTGGGATTCAT aTGCCCCAATTCGAAATCAGCAATCATCGGTACGGAGGTATGTGACGGGTACCCAACGTGCAATGAGTCAGCCCGAACCACGTCTGCTGACGAGCTTAACTGTCCAAACAG GTTCTACTGCGCCGATCATGGAGCAACGCGTCTTCCGATACACATAGCACCCGAAGCTCGTTGTAACGCAATAACCGACTGTTTTGACGGAAGCGATGAGGTTAACTGCAGTACAGCAACACACTTTTACTGTGTTCCTGGAACCGCTGACTATATACCGAGATCAAAG GTATGTAATGGAGTCTTCGACTGCAAAAATGGGCAGAACGACGAATGTCAGAATTGCGCAGTCAGTCCTTTCTCAACCGATCAGTTTCTTATAAGCAATTATTTCCTACAGGCATTTATATGGATAGTTG GTTTCCTGGCGATTTTTGGGAACATTGCGGTTTTGGTTCATAACGGGCTTCAGATGTACGAGAATAAGAACACGAGTGCCATCGCTTACTGCAACAGAATTCTTGTGCTGAATTTAGCCATGTCTGATTTTCTGCTTGGG GTATATCTCCTTTCCATCGGCATTGTAAACAGCGTTTACGCCAACACATATTGCGTTACTGACATCGAATGGCGGACCAGCGTTAGCTGTGCAGGTCTTGGCAGCATCGCTTTAATCAGCGTCCAAACttctgtgtttattttaaccatCATGACAACATTTCGACTCGTCCTGGTTACACA ACCATTTAATAGCACTGTGAGAGTAGAGGTGATTGGTGGAGTTTTAGCACTAGCTTGGGTTGTTTCCTTCGTCATTGCGCTTGTTCCACACTCATGGGCTCTGCACGACTATTTCTCAAGTAAAGCTTG GTTGACGGACAATCCATATCTTTTCGTAACTAATAGAAGCGACGTCGAAAGCTTTGTGCAACGGTTGTGGAGTTTGGAAGATCAAAACTCAATGTATTTCTCTAATGGGTCCACGTAA
- the LOC100183011 gene encoding uncharacterized protein LOC100183011, producing MLPKEYVCDGINDCDDGTDECFCGNKPAIERSGEFLSDKCFRCLDTSLVIPLRQRCDGLFQCSDLTDECLCLSKSHTFPPLCQQLCKVGENCGSCKVGEIKCKTSSNGFEKCINRTNVCDRIVDCAMGEDEKNCGRESLNLFACADGKQLVDDFKRCNLVLDCSDGSDEDSCDSMYQCKSYTKKSNPPEYIFDAPRYTTACDGLAFCEDLDDECNATICSNHSLPKYCDHVQGTLGFICPNSKSARIGKEICDGFPTCNPAVPNDSVDEKGCQNRFYCADHGATKLPIHIPLTARCNAITDCFDGSDEVNCSEATHFYCSTTSPAYISHSKVCNGNFDCANGEDECQNCTFSPFSSDQFLINSTILRVSVGVVGIIAVAGNILVLCQNGNRLRNARRNESDIVSSSRVLAINLALADLMIGVYLIILGVKDVMYQGVYCYHHLKWKSSIFCTILGCVALVSIETSMFVLTVMTTCRLIVVKSPLPGSISVRKVVWSVVLAWVVSIMFAVIPLLPSLQDTFTMAVWYMDNPYAGLLNKQEAEDIVLRIWSLQNQSRGYFTTNLSRTLTWETMTTVISRINSSYVPARSFGYYSSHGVCLPRIFPNSSLDKSSAFSMFLMVINFAAFAYIVLAYLMIYRIAVVAAKKAGRTDTSRAIGLQKNITRITVTNFLCWVPVCIISFISLTGGSVDPTSYAVAAIVLLPINSATNPFLYSEVIGSVWKTMPRLPSFRSSRDTQKADENTSPANVRPHDLPMGRIEAIVYTQETNADTTM from the exons ATGCTGCCAAAGGAATACGTTTGTGACGGAATAAACGACTGTGATGACGGAACAGACGAATGTTTCTGTGGCAATAAACCAGCGATCGAGCGATCAG GAGAGTTTCTGAGCGATAAATGCTTCAGGTGTTTAGATACAAGTCTTGTTATACCATTAAGGCAAAGATGTGATGGCTTGTTTCAGTGTTCGGACTTAACTGACGAATGTTTGTGTCTAAGCAAATCACACACATTTCCACCACTTTGTCAACAGCTTTGTAAAG TTGGTGAAAATTGTGGCTCCTGTAAAGTGGgtgaaataaaatgcaaaacaagcAGCAATGGTTTTGAAAAATGCATCAACCGAACAAACGTGTGCGACCGGATCGTTGACTGTGCTATGGGAGAGGACGAAAAAAATTGCGGGCGAGAATCTTTGAATTTGTTCGCATGCGCAGACGGGAAACAGCTTGTAGATGATTTTAAGAGATGCAACT TGGTCCTTGACTGCTCCGATGGGTCAGACGAAGACAGTTGCGACTCTATGTACCAATGCAAATCTTACACTAAGAAATCAAACCCACCGG AATACATCTTCGACGCACCACGGTACACTACAGCTTGTGATGGCTTAGCTTTTTGCGAGGACTTGGACGATGAATGTAACGCAACCATATGTTCAAATCACTCCTTGCCAAAGTACTGCGATCACGTACAAGGAACCTTGGGCTTCAT CTGCCCGAATTCCAAGTCAGCGAGAATTGGAAAGGAAATATGCGATGGTTTTCCAACTTGTAACCCAGCTGTACCGAACGATTCAGTAGACGAAAAGGGATGTCAGAACAG ATTCTATTGTGCTGATCACGGAGCAACTAAGCTTCCAATCCACATTCCGCTTACTGCTAGATGTAATGCAATTACCGACTGTTTCGACGGAAGTGATGAGGTAAATTGTAGCGAGGCCACTCACTTCTACTGCTCCACCACTTCGCCAGCCTATATATCGCATTCTAAG GTTTGTAATGGGAATTTCGATTGTGCCAATGGAGAGGACGAATGCCAGAACTGTACCTTCAGTCCGTTCTCATCCGATCAGTTTTTAATCAACAGCACAATTCTCAGGGTGTCCGTTGGGGTTGTAG GTATTATCGCTGTAGCAGGCAATATCTTGGTCCTTTGTCAAAACGGTAATCGACTTCGAAATGCAAGACGCAATGAGAGTGATATTGTTAGCAGCAGCAGAGTCCTGGCAATTAATTTAGCGTTGGCTGATTTAATGATTGGT GTTTATTTGATAATTCTTGGCGTGAAAGATGTTATGTACCAAGGTGTTTACTGTTACCATCATCTGAAATGGAAATCCAGTATATTCTGTACGATTCTTGGTTGCGTGGCTTTGGTGAGCATCGAAACGTCCATGTTTGTTCTTACTGTTATGACAACTTGTCGACTGATCGTTGTAAAAAG TCCTCTGCCGGGTAGTATATCAGTCCGAAAGGTTGTTTGGTCTGTTGTTCTGGCTTGGGTTGTTTCGATAATGTTTGCAGTGATTCCTCTGCTACCTTCGCTACAAGATACCTTTACCATGGCAGTTTG GTATATGGACAACCCGTATGCTGGACTGCTGAATAAACAAGAAGCGGAAGATATAGTTCTACGAATTTGGAGTTTACAGAATCAAAGCAGAGGCTATTTTACTACAAACCTAAGTAG AACATTAACTTGGGAAACAATGACGACTGTTATATCTCGGATCAATAGCAGTTACGTTCCCGCACGCAGCTTTGGTTACTACTCTTCACATGGCGTCTGTTTGCCGAGAATTTTTCCTAATTCATCTTTGGACAAGTCGTCCGCTTTTTCTATGTTTCTCATGGTGATCAATTTCGCTGCCTTTGCTTACATTGTGTTGGCATATCTTATGATCTACAG GATTGCGGTCGTGGCAGCAAAGAAGGCGGGTAGAACAGATACAAGCAGAGCAATTGGACTACAGAAGAACATAACCAGAATAACAGTGACCAACTTTCTATGCTGGGTGCCAGTTTGTATAATTAGTTTTATAAGTTTGACTGGCGGAAGTGTCGACCCAACGAGCTACGCTGTAGCTGCCATAGTTTTGCTTCCAATAAACAGCGCTACTAACCCATTCCTGTACTCTGAAGTGATCGGAAGTGTGTGGAAAACTATGCCTCGACTGCCGAGTTTTAGAAGCTCTAGAGATACTCAAAAAGCCGATGAAAATACCAGTCCAGCAAACG TGAGACCACATGACCTACCAATGGGCCGAATAGAAGCGATTGTGTATACTCAAGAAACGAATGCTGACACTACTATGTAG